Sequence from the Armatimonadota bacterium genome:
CCACGAATGCCACGCCCCAGATGTCCCGTGTGAACGGATATCTCAGCTCAGCATTTGCCAGCATTGCGTATTTGCCCCAGTACCGGCCTTCTAGGTAACCCCTAAGCGGCATGTCGCCGATTCCACCGACAAAGTATTGCTCGTAATATGGCAGGCTCCCGGCTGACCCGGCAAGCATTGTCCTCACAGCCAGGACCGGCACACTCTGTTCGCCGACTGCGCCCGGCTTAACGCTTTGTTGGCGCAAAGGAATATACCATCTGCGGTCGGCCCAGAGTTTGCCGATCATGCTGCTGCCGCCGTTATCTTGGTCTGACCATCCGCTCTCGAAGAAGCCGAGGGTGTATATGCCATGGGTAGGGTTTGTAGCCGAGTTGCGATAGTCCTGCGCAGCCTTGAGGCTCGCAAGCAGCAGGCTGCCGCTCTGGAGTGTCGGATCAGTCAGTTCGGTTGAAGGCAGGTTTTTGGCTATTACGTTTTCATATCTAAGCCCGCGTGTCAGAGTCAAAGATGGTTCCGGCATATGGCTCACTTCAGCCGTAAAGCCGCTGCGGCGTTCGTAGTAGCGCCCGACGGCGGAGAGGTCTCTTGAGAACCTGTAACGCGGCAGGCTGAAGAGGTCGAGCTTCAATGATGTGTTCTCAGGCGCTATCCAAGGATTACAGTATTCGATCCGACCGCCCGCTTGAGACTCGACACTGCCTATCTCGCCCGAGACCAGCAGTTTTTGCGCATAACCGCCGAGGTTTCCGAATGTGAGGTCGATTGAACCTATCAGGCTGTCCTGAGGGCTGTAGCTTCCACCGAGGTCGGCGTAGTTGAACTGCGTCTGCTCGTCAAGCTTCCATATGAGCATCGCTTCACCCATCTCTTGGGTAGGCTCCATGTCCGAGCTTATACCGGCGAATACTCCAAGCTGCTGGAGTTGGATATAGTCGCGTGTTATCGCTTCACGGCTGAAGAGGTCGCCTGTCTTGGTCGTCAGTACCCGCCTGACTGCGCTCTCGCGGACTTTTTTTAACCCCTCAAATTTGATGCCTGCGATTTTCAGCTCGGTGATGTTTATTGTCATTGTGCCGATCTGTCCGGGTTTTGGCAGGTCAATGCTCGTTACGGCAGCTATATATCCCCGCTCCTGATAAGCTGCCTGGATTCTATCAATCGCCTTTTGAAGCACGTCTTCATTTATCAACTGACCTGATTTGAGTCCTGAGGCTTGCAGGAGCTGACTGGACGGGACCAACGTATTGCCCTGGAATGTAATGGATCGAGCCAGTGGCGGAATCTCTATGTGCAGGTCATTTGTATTGACCGAGCCTATGCCTGGCTCCGACGCATCTTGAGCTGCGCACGGCATCACCATCAGGACGGCGCAAGCTATAACACATATATACACAATCCAGCTTCTTCTCATAATTACCTCAGACGTTGTCTTTCGCTTATGATACCTGTTTAGCCTATATCATTGTCAAATTGCATTTGGCTTGCGTGATATTGGCCATTCGTGTTATTGTGGTGAGGCGGTTCCGACCGGTTTTGCAAGGGTATCAATAAGGTTAGGAATCGTCACGATATATCGAACAACTGAGCGGTGTGGGTACCTGGCTCTTGGCTTTCTACTCTCCGCTCTTGGGCTATTAAGGAGGACGGATAATATGGCGCAGGCAAAACAGGGTAACAATGTTAAAGTTGAATATACGGGCAAGCTCAAAGACGGCAGCGTGTTTGATACATCCGCTGACCGTGAGCCGTTGGAGTTCACAATAGGCGGCGGTCAGATCATACCGGATTTTGAAGAGGCTGTGGTCGGGATGAACCCCGGCGACTCCAAGACTATCGAGGTTCCGGCTGCCAGAGCCTATGGTCCGCGCCATGATGATATGGTGATCAATATCGACAGGGCACAGTTTCCTGAAGATATCAAGCCTGAGGTCGGTGACCAGCTTCAGATCAGCCAGCCGGACGGCCGCGCAGCGGTGGTCACGGTTACTGAGATTACCGAAGACAGCGTGACTCTGGACGCCAACCATCCGCTTGCCGGGCAGGATTTAACATTCGACATACAGCTTGTTGAAGTGGCCTGATGGCCGACATAACTCCGAAACCTGCCGTCTCGGCTCTGATTGTCGATGACGGCAGGGTGCTTCTGGTAAAGAGGGGCTGCGAGCCCAACAAGGGCTTATGGTCGCTGCCGGGCGGCAGCATTGAACCCGGTGAGACTCTGCGTGAAGCGACAGCCAGAGAGGTCTTTGAGGAGACTTCGCTGGTTGTCGAGGCCGGGGATGTGGTTGGCGCGCATGAAGTCATATCGAAAGATGGCGAGGCGCTCCTCTTTCATTACGTCATAATTACTCTCCGCGCAAAATTGATCTCAGGTGAACTTGCTCCGTCGGACGATGCAGCAGATGCAGGATGGGTCCCATTGGATCAGGTGGGTAAATATCCAACAACACCCGGGCTGGCGGATCGACTATCGTCTATGAACCTCTTCTCATAGTTCTTCAAACAAAACAAACCCTTTGTGGCGCTCTCAGCATCTACCAGTTCTCTAGATCGACACGGCCGGCTCTCTTGCAGTCCCCTTCAGCACGCTGCCGGCTGTCGCGATTACCTTTTCCACGTTCGGCAATGCCGACTGCTCAAGCTCTCTTGAATACGGCATGGGGGTATCGGCAAGAGTAACGCGCATGATCGGGGCGTCGAGATAGTCGAAAGCATGTAACTGGAGTTGATCGACCACCTGCGCGCCAATACCGCACTGCGGCCAGTCTTCTTCAACTATGATCGCATGCTTGGTCTTCTTTACAGACTCGACGAGCGTGCTTATATCCATCGGTCTGAGTGTGCGCAGATCAATCACCTCCGCACTAATGCCTGTCTTTGCAAGAGCTTCAGCAGCGCTTAGCGCTATATGGACCATGCGAAGGTAGGCGATTATTGTGATGTCATCACCTTTGCGCTTGACGTCCGCCCTGCCTATTGGAAGTGTATATCCTTCCTCGGGGACCTCGCCGCGCATGGAGTAGAGGAGCGCATGTTCGAGAAAGATCACGGGGCTGTCGTCACGGATCGCGCTCTTTAGGAGCCCTTTGGCGTCATATGGAGTCGAGGCGGTTACAACCTTGAGGCCGGGCACATGCACAAACCAGGCCTCCAGGTTTTGCGAGTGCTGGGCACCGAGCTGCATACCTGCGCCCTCAGGCGCTCGGATCACCATAGGAATCTTGATTTGACCACCGGACATATAGCGCAGTTTTGCCGCATGGTTTACGATCTGGTCCATCGCAAGCAGCGCGAAGTTGACAGTCATCATCTCGACCACAGGTCGAAGACCGACCATGGCCGCACCTGTGCCTATTCCCGCTATAACCTCTTCAGAAATGGGCGTATCCTTGACCCGCCTGTCGCCAAACTCTTCGAGCAGGTCCTCGGTAACGCGATACGCGCCCTGATATTGCGCGACCTCCTCGCCGATGACGAACACGTTTTCATCGCGCCTCATCTCTTCGCGAAGCGCCTGGTTTAGGGCTTGTCTGTAGTATATAACCGGCATTTTATCACCCTTTGAGATAGGCTGCACCTTTACCCCAGCCCTGCACTGGATAGGCGAACAACCCCAAACATACAAAATCAGTAATCAATACAATATATTAAATATCAAATCAGATGCCCCCTCACCCTAACCCTCTCCCCCAGGAGAGGGAACAGGCCGGCATCTCAAAACACAAAAATCAATAATCAATATAAAATACGATATACTAAATGCTAAATCCGGTTCGCGTAGACGTCTTGGTACAGGGCTTCGGGCTTGGGAATGGGCGAGTCCTCGGCAAATTGAACTGCCGCTTCTATCTCTTTCGCGACATCGGAGTGTATCTTTTCAATCTCCTCTGAACTCAGAGTGCCTTCATCAAGGAGTTTCTTGCCGTATTGGACAATCGGGTCGCGCCTGCGCCACTCTTCGATCTCTTCTTTAGTGCGATACGTGCCCGGATCGGCAATAGAG
This genomic interval carries:
- a CDS encoding pyruvate dehydrogenase complex E1 component subunit beta, translated to MSKGDKMPVIYYRQALNQALREEMRRDENVFVIGEEVAQYQGAYRVTEDLLEEFGDRRVKDTPISEEVIAGIGTGAAMVGLRPVVEMMTVNFALLAMDQIVNHAAKLRYMSGGQIKIPMVIRAPEGAGMQLGAQHSQNLEAWFVHVPGLKVVTASTPYDAKGLLKSAIRDDSPVIFLEHALLYSMRGEVPEEGYTLPIGRADVKRKGDDITIIAYLRMVHIALSAAEALAKTGISAEVIDLRTLRPMDISTLVESVKKTKHAIIVEEDWPQCGIGAQVVDQLQLHAFDYLDAPIMRVTLADTPMPYSRELEQSALPNVEKVIATAGSVLKGTAREPAVSI
- a CDS encoding NUDIX hydrolase yields the protein MADITPKPAVSALIVDDGRVLLVKRGCEPNKGLWSLPGGSIEPGETLREATAREVFEETSLVVEAGDVVGAHEVISKDGEALLFHYVIITLRAKLISGELAPSDDAADAGWVPLDQVGKYPTTPGLADRLSSMNLFS
- a CDS encoding peptidylprolyl isomerase; the encoded protein is MAQAKQGNNVKVEYTGKLKDGSVFDTSADREPLEFTIGGGQIIPDFEEAVVGMNPGDSKTIEVPAARAYGPRHDDMVINIDRAQFPEDIKPEVGDQLQISQPDGRAAVVTVTEITEDSVTLDANHPLAGQDLTFDIQLVEVA
- a CDS encoding BamA/TamA family outer membrane protein codes for the protein MRRSWIVYICVIACAVLMVMPCAAQDASEPGIGSVNTNDLHIEIPPLARSITFQGNTLVPSSQLLQASGLKSGQLINEDVLQKAIDRIQAAYQERGYIAAVTSIDLPKPGQIGTMTINITELKIAGIKFEGLKKVRESAVRRVLTTKTGDLFSREAITRDYIQLQQLGVFAGISSDMEPTQEMGEAMLIWKLDEQTQFNYADLGGSYSPQDSLIGSIDLTFGNLGGYAQKLLVSGEIGSVESQAGGRIEYCNPWIAPENTSLKLDLFSLPRYRFSRDLSAVGRYYERRSGFTAEVSHMPEPSLTLTRGLRYENVIAKNLPSTELTDPTLQSGSLLLASLKAAQDYRNSATNPTHGIYTLGFFESGWSDQDNGGSSMIGKLWADRRWYIPLRQQSVKPGAVGEQSVPVLAVRTMLAGSAGSLPYYEQYFVGGIGDMPLRGYLEGRYWGKYAMLANAELRYPFTRDIWGVAFVDTGDAWGSEFQYVPGITTQFSQTNSFSPRAGAGLGVRYNSPYGQMSIDFAYGDAFRTYFSVGQLF